A window of Fusarium fujikuroi IMI 58289 draft genome, chromosome FFUJ_chr10 genomic DNA:
GTCTCCGCGAGGGCGCTGAGCTTGGCCGACGACTCGATGAAGCCAAAGTTGTCGACCAGGAACTTGACGCTTGAGCCCGCGACGGCGATGCTGCCCTCGAGGGCGTACATGGTGTTGCCCTCGCCAAAGTCAAAGGCCACCGTTGTGAGAAGTCCGTGTGTTGAGATCACAGGCTTGGAACCGACGTTGTAGAGAAGAAAGCAGCCTGTGCCATATGTGTTCTTGGCGAGACCGGGGGTGAAGCCCTTCTGTCCAACAAGAGCTGCAGACTGGTCGCCCAGACATCCAGTGATCTTGACGCCCTTGAGCGAGGTCTTAGCAAGTGTGCCGTATGCCTTGCTATCAGACGACCGCACGATTCTTGGCAGCGTaatcttcttgtcatcgatTCTGAACCAGTCCAGAATATCCTCGTCATACTGCAAAGACTCGAGATTCATAAACATGGTCCTCGACGCGTTTGACGGGTCAGAAACGTAGACATCTCGCTCCGTTGCGCCGTTGAGCTTGTACGTGAGCCAAGTGTCTACCGTTCCAAAAGCGAGAACACCGCGCTCGTAAGCATCTTTGACTTCGGGAATGTTttcaagaagccagagaagTTTGCTGACGGAGGGGTATGTGGAGAGAGGAATTCCGCATCGCGAAATCAACTCGCTTGCGCCAAGACGACGCTTCAGACGACGGACAAGATCTTTCGATCGCGTGTCTGTCCAGACAATGGCGTTGTGCAGAGCATTGCCTGTGGTCTTGTCCCATACAACAGTAGTCTCACGCTGGTTTGTGATACCAACGACCTTGATCTGCTCACGAGAgtggccttgaccttcaaAGGCTTCTACGGCGCCATCAATGCACTGCTCAACCGAGCTGATGAGCTCTTCAGGATCATGCTCATGCCATCTAAACCAAAAATCAACAATCATTCGCGTATCATGTAGTAGACGAACTTACCCAGGATGAGGATAGTATTGCTTGAATTCAAGCTGATGAGTAGCTACAACATCGCCACTGGTGTCAAAGATCAGGAAACGGGAACTTGTCGTACCCTGATCAATGGCACCAATAAAGGTAGGATTTTGTTTTCCGTTGAGCATAGGCATAGTGAGAGTGTAGTGCAAATTGCGGGGAAAGGTGTCAGATCCGGGGAGAGCGAATGCAACAGTGACTAAGAGGTAGCAGCAGAAAcgaagcaacagcagcaaaatTGATTGGGGACTGCAGGATCAAAAGCGTATCATATTGGGGTGTTTAAGTATCTC
This region includes:
- a CDS encoding probable GUT1-glycerol kinase, translating into MPMLNGKQNPTFIGAIDQGTTSSRFLIFDTSGDVVATHQLEFKQYYPHPGWHEHDPEELISSVEQCIDGAVEAFEGQGHSREQIKVVGITNQRETTVVWDKTTGNALHNAIVWTDTRSKDLVRRLKRRLGASELISRCGIPLSTYPSVSKLLWLLENIPEVKDAYERGVLAFGTVDTWLTYKLNGATERDVYVSDPSNASRTMFMNLESLQYDEDILDWFRIDDKKITLPRIVRSSDSKAYGTLAKTSLKGVKITGCLGDQSAALVGQKGFTPGLAKNTYGTGCFLLYNVGSKPVISTHGLLTTVAFDFGEGNTMYALEGSIAVAGSSVKFLVDNFGFIESSAKLSALAETVEDNGGCTFVTAFSGLFAPYWIDDARGTIFGITAYTQRGHVARATLEATCFQTKAILDSMEKDSGHALTELAVDGGMCNSDLIMQTQSDLIGIPVNRPGMRETTALGAAIAAGFAVGIWKSFDELKEVNTQGRTIFKPQIAEEEATKRFSRWTKAVEMSRGWANE